The Pyrococcus horikoshii OT3 genome includes a window with the following:
- a CDS encoding DUF530 family protein gives MPTTEELIARINKILDDISIDIPGLFEDLDIPKIFLTLKDQLESLKELEEELERRVGELGPTPIIKEKRSKDPHLSWIYRKRHYRILTLERLRSAITAHRIALAILNANYTLKKGKSEISPESLKKSDLGKVKVIEKELQLGRVEILPYLAYSGDVLKLLGQRGIEVRESFKDIKSRLREEGVVRKERFRIEVEYWEEGKLKKEKLDLPIDADIEEELRKRFGKRFRWRVLSYIKTLGVLINNHYTVDNLALAYATYDPKRGSELLALDLFRYYFLTSEKERETTLLYPGLRSCIDCHYSLFDIPFKNRKDFKIGFGSMLLIRKCEIERLLSKKRTEIARLPNYILGGVILYGISPFSEDEVSKILGIDLEELKEGIRKFIVSGLYKVVFSESALKKFEKFMPRSEKAKKFLELLQG, from the coding sequence ATGCCTACTACTGAGGAGCTCATAGCTAGGATAAACAAAATCCTTGATGATATATCAATAGACATCCCTGGGTTATTTGAGGATCTTGACATTCCAAAAATATTTTTAACGCTAAAGGATCAATTAGAATCTTTAAAAGAGCTAGAAGAAGAGTTAGAAAGAAGAGTTGGCGAGTTAGGGCCGACTCCTATAATTAAAGAGAAGAGAAGTAAGGATCCTCACCTATCTTGGATATATAGGAAGAGACACTACAGGATCTTAACTCTTGAGAGACTCCGATCTGCAATAACAGCTCACAGGATAGCCCTGGCAATATTAAATGCTAACTATACTTTAAAAAAAGGTAAATCGGAGATATCTCCGGAATCTTTAAAGAAAAGTGACCTTGGAAAGGTTAAGGTCATAGAAAAAGAACTTCAACTTGGTAGGGTTGAGATCTTACCTTATCTTGCATATTCTGGTGATGTTCTTAAACTCCTGGGTCAGAGGGGAATAGAAGTTAGGGAAAGCTTTAAGGATATAAAGAGCAGGCTTAGAGAAGAGGGTGTAGTTAGAAAGGAGAGATTTAGGATCGAGGTTGAGTACTGGGAAGAGGGAAAGCTTAAGAAAGAAAAGTTAGATCTCCCAATAGATGCTGATATAGAGGAAGAGCTCAGAAAAAGATTTGGAAAAAGATTTAGGTGGAGAGTTCTGAGTTACATAAAGACATTAGGAGTTTTGATAAATAATCATTATACCGTTGATAATCTAGCCCTCGCCTATGCAACATATGATCCAAAAAGGGGGAGTGAGTTACTAGCTTTGGACTTGTTTAGATATTACTTCCTTACATCTGAGAAGGAGAGAGAAACAACTTTACTTTATCCTGGTTTGAGGTCATGTATAGACTGTCATTACTCCCTTTTTGACATCCCCTTTAAGAATAGGAAAGATTTCAAGATCGGCTTTGGTAGTATGCTACTAATAAGGAAATGTGAAATCGAAAGGCTATTATCTAAAAAGAGGACAGAAATTGCAAGGTTACCTAACTACATTTTAGGTGGAGTAATACTTTATGGAATCTCACCTTTCAGTGAAGATGAGGTCTCTAAGATCTTGGGAATAGATCTAGAGGAATTAAAAGAGGGAATTAGAAAGTTCATTGTGTCTGGACTTTATAAGGTCGTATTCTCAGAATCTGCCTTAAAGAAGTTTGAGAAATTCATGCCAAGGAGTGAGAAAGCTAAGAAGTTCCTTGAGCTTCTTCAAGGGTGA
- the psmA gene encoding archaeal proteasome endopeptidase complex subunit alpha codes for MAFVPPQAGYDRAITVFSPDGRLFQVNYAREAVKRGATAVGVKCNEGVVLAVEKRITSRLIEPESYEKIFQIDDHIAAASSGIIADARVLVNRARLEAQIHRLTYGEPAPLAVIVKKICDLKQMHTQYGGVRPFGAALLMAGVNEKPELYETDPSGAYFAWKAVAIGSGRNTAMAIFEEKYKDDMSLEEAIKLAIFALAKTMEKPSAENIEVAIITVKDKKFRKLSREEIEKYLNEVMKEVEEEEVKEKEEDYSELDSHY; via the coding sequence ATGGCATTCGTTCCACCACAAGCAGGGTACGATAGGGCTATTACCGTGTTTAGTCCAGATGGGAGATTGTTCCAGGTTAACTATGCAAGGGAAGCGGTAAAAAGAGGAGCTACCGCTGTTGGTGTTAAGTGCAATGAAGGTGTTGTTTTAGCCGTTGAAAAGAGGATCACAAGTAGATTGATAGAACCCGAAAGCTATGAGAAAATCTTTCAAATTGACGATCATATAGCGGCTGCTTCGAGTGGTATAATTGCGGATGCTAGGGTTCTTGTAAATAGGGCGAGACTTGAGGCCCAGATTCACAGACTCACGTATGGTGAGCCTGCTCCGTTAGCTGTGATAGTGAAGAAGATATGTGACTTGAAACAAATGCATACCCAATATGGTGGGGTTAGGCCTTTTGGTGCTGCTCTACTTATGGCTGGAGTTAATGAAAAGCCTGAACTTTATGAAACAGATCCTAGTGGCGCTTATTTTGCGTGGAAGGCCGTGGCAATAGGAAGTGGAAGAAATACAGCAATGGCCATATTTGAGGAAAAGTACAAGGATGATATGAGTCTAGAGGAAGCGATAAAGTTGGCCATTTTTGCTCTAGCTAAGACGATGGAGAAACCGAGTGCGGAGAATATCGAAGTTGCGATAATAACCGTGAAGGACAAGAAGTTTAGGAAGCTATCAAGGGAGGAGATAGAGAAATATCTAAATGAGGTAATGAAAGAAGTTGAGGAGGAAGAGGTTAAGGAAAAGGAGGAGGATTATTCAGAGCTCGATAGCCACTACTGA
- a CDS encoding DUF1699 family protein, with product MRVEIKGRNVRELLKRIDEVLNEDVTEVYINLRPTKEIIVRILENSPNVKVIGCPPSLYPKVSKKVMRALEQMGIKIIPVEKGRGRPKKYSTRTLEVINEMLRSGKTPREISKTLGIPIRTLYYLIANMKREVEKVE from the coding sequence ATGAGGGTTGAAATAAAGGGGAGGAATGTGAGGGAGCTTTTGAAGAGGATAGATGAAGTACTAAATGAGGATGTGACTGAGGTGTACATTAACTTGAGGCCAACGAAGGAGATAATCGTCAGGATCCTTGAGAACTCTCCAAACGTTAAGGTTATTGGTTGTCCTCCGAGCTTATACCCCAAGGTATCTAAAAAGGTTATGAGGGCCCTTGAGCAGATGGGGATTAAGATCATCCCGGTAGAAAAAGGTAGGGGTAGGCCCAAAAAGTATTCTACCAGAACTTTAGAGGTAATAAATGAGATGCTTAGAAGTGGAAAGACCCCAAGGGAGATAAGTAAAACGCTCGGGATACCCATAAGAACCCTCTATTATCTAATAGCAAATATGAAGAGGGAGGTAGAAAAAGTTGAATAG
- a CDS encoding DNA-directed RNA polymerase subunit H gives MSGKNEFNIFKHVLVPEHRILSEEEKKALLEKYKITPAQLPQIRASDPAVKALGAKPGDIIEIKRRSPTAGVYYYYRVVVED, from the coding sequence GTGTCGGGGAAAAATGAGTTTAATATATTTAAACATGTATTGGTACCAGAACACAGGATACTAAGTGAGGAAGAGAAAAAAGCCCTATTGGAAAAGTATAAAATTACCCCCGCTCAACTTCCGCAAATTAGAGCTAGCGATCCAGCTGTTAAGGCTTTAGGAGCGAAGCCTGGGGATATTATTGAGATTAAAAGAAGAAGTCCAACTGCAGGGGTTTATTACTATTATAGAGTAGTTGTTGAGGATTAA
- a CDS encoding TldD/PmbA family protein: protein MEELIKYGERFFDELEIVTYRAREIGLEVELNEISMGTTRMSTITIVRGIKDNRIGISIVDNDSKEDVKKAIEEAAKMARLNNPDDKWKSLPEPGKYREKPKVNEELKEASTETLASMVIKGIQLARESDPNVTVAGGSAGASWSEFSIANSHGVNVTQEYGHAHVFFEFVGKKEGVVTPGIFEFDIKDNLNLDVESIVNRGIERVKWAYKVKEAKNEEAPVIFSPWAISGLFHYALFPAFSGERLIKKTTPLADKVGEKIASDVITIYDDTFHELSVVKAIADGEGVPTRKTMLIENGVFKGFIWDNYWAKVYGTESTGHGQRDWRGGGVTIGLNSAVIENGKRSLEEMIQDIKHGYLVEGVQGAHSSNPDNGNFAISANPAYLIEDGEIAGSTVFLVASNIYELLKQASEVSKEQRAMPAMFTVVAPYIKFENVRIAGKR from the coding sequence ATGGAAGAACTAATAAAATATGGGGAGAGATTCTTCGATGAGCTTGAGATAGTAACTTATAGGGCTAGAGAAATCGGCCTTGAGGTTGAGCTAAACGAAATATCTATGGGAACAACGAGAATGAGCACGATTACCATAGTTAGAGGGATCAAGGATAACAGAATAGGAATCTCGATAGTTGATAACGACTCTAAAGAGGACGTGAAGAAAGCCATAGAGGAAGCTGCTAAGATGGCAAGGCTTAATAATCCAGATGATAAGTGGAAATCCCTTCCAGAACCAGGAAAATACCGTGAAAAACCAAAAGTAAATGAAGAACTTAAGGAAGCCTCAACTGAAACCCTAGCAAGTATGGTAATTAAGGGGATTCAGCTTGCTAGAGAGTCCGATCCAAACGTTACCGTTGCAGGAGGAAGTGCTGGTGCCTCCTGGAGTGAGTTTAGCATAGCTAATTCTCACGGAGTTAATGTAACACAAGAATATGGACATGCACATGTATTCTTTGAATTCGTTGGTAAAAAGGAAGGGGTCGTAACCCCAGGGATCTTCGAATTCGACATCAAAGATAATCTCAATTTAGATGTCGAAAGTATTGTAAATAGAGGAATTGAAAGGGTCAAATGGGCATATAAGGTAAAGGAAGCCAAAAATGAAGAAGCCCCAGTAATATTTAGTCCCTGGGCAATCTCGGGGCTATTTCACTATGCCCTCTTCCCAGCATTCAGCGGTGAAAGGCTAATTAAGAAGACGACACCTTTAGCCGATAAGGTAGGAGAAAAAATTGCAAGCGATGTTATAACGATTTACGATGATACATTCCACGAGTTAAGCGTTGTTAAAGCTATAGCAGATGGAGAAGGGGTTCCAACTAGGAAGACTATGCTAATTGAAAATGGAGTATTCAAGGGATTTATATGGGATAATTACTGGGCCAAAGTCTATGGGACTGAAAGCACTGGACATGGGCAGAGAGATTGGAGAGGTGGAGGAGTTACGATAGGGCTTAACTCGGCGGTCATAGAAAATGGGAAAAGATCATTGGAGGAAATGATACAGGATATTAAACACGGCTACCTAGTTGAAGGAGTTCAAGGGGCCCATTCGAGTAATCCTGACAATGGAAACTTTGCAATATCTGCAAATCCAGCTTATCTTATCGAGGATGGAGAAATTGCTGGTTCAACGGTATTCCTAGTAGCAAGTAATATCTATGAGCTCCTTAAGCAGGCTAGTGAAGTTAGCAAAGAGCAGAGAGCCATGCCCGCGATGTTCACAGTTGTCGCACCATACATAAAGTTTGAGAACGTTAGGATTGCTGGTAAGAGGTGA
- the rrp41 gene encoding exosome complex exonuclease Rrp41, whose product MMEKPEGLKLIDENGRRIDGRKKYELRPIKMKVGVLKNANGSAYIEWGRNKIIAAVYGPRELHSKHLQRPDRAILRVRYNMAPFSVEERKKPGPDRRSIEISKVIKGALEPALILEMFPRTSIDVFIEVLQADAGTRVAGITAASLALADAGIPMRDLVAACAAGKIEGEIVLDLNKEEDNYGEADVPVAIMPLKNDITLLQMDGYLTKEEFIEAVRLAIKGAKAVYQKQREALKEKYLKIAQEVEESE is encoded by the coding sequence ATGATGGAGAAACCAGAAGGACTTAAATTGATTGATGAAAATGGTAGAAGGATAGATGGGAGAAAGAAGTATGAGCTTAGGCCAATCAAGATGAAGGTTGGAGTTTTGAAGAATGCAAATGGTTCCGCATATATAGAGTGGGGGAGGAACAAGATTATCGCCGCTGTATATGGTCCGAGGGAATTGCACTCAAAACACTTACAAAGACCTGATAGGGCTATTCTTAGAGTCAGATATAATATGGCCCCTTTTAGCGTGGAGGAGAGGAAGAAACCTGGCCCTGATAGGAGAAGCATTGAGATAAGTAAGGTGATTAAGGGGGCTTTAGAGCCAGCCTTGATCTTGGAGATGTTTCCCAGGACGAGTATAGATGTTTTTATTGAAGTCCTCCAAGCAGATGCAGGAACTAGGGTTGCAGGAATAACGGCCGCTTCTCTAGCTTTGGCTGATGCGGGTATTCCTATGAGAGATTTAGTTGCAGCGTGTGCGGCCGGTAAAATAGAAGGGGAGATCGTTCTAGATCTTAATAAGGAGGAGGATAACTATGGAGAAGCAGATGTACCAGTCGCTATAATGCCCCTTAAAAATGACATAACCCTTCTTCAGATGGATGGCTACTTAACCAAGGAAGAGTTTATTGAAGCTGTAAGGTTGGCAATAAAGGGTGCAAAGGCCGTTTATCAAAAGCAGAGGGAAGCCCTCAAGGAAAAGTACCTTAAGATAGCCCAGGAGGTTGAGGAAAGTGAGTGA
- a CDS encoding ribosome assembly factor SBDS, with amino-acid sequence MPISVDKAVIARLKIQGETFEILVDPYLARDFKEGKNVPIEEILATPYVFKDAHKGDKASEKEMEKIFGTSDPYEVAKIILKKGEVQLTAQQRREMLEEKKRQIATIIHKHAVDPRTGYPHPVDRILRAMEEVGVRVDIFKDAEAQVQDVIKALRRVLPLRIEMKVIAVKIPGEYVGRSYGEVRKFGRIKKEEWGSDGSWMFLIEIPGGVEEEFYEKLNALTKGNAQTKLIERKGL; translated from the coding sequence ATGCCCATTAGTGTTGACAAGGCCGTAATTGCTAGATTAAAAATTCAAGGAGAGACTTTTGAAATATTAGTTGATCCATATCTTGCAAGAGACTTCAAGGAGGGTAAAAACGTTCCAATAGAGGAGATACTTGCAACACCATATGTGTTTAAGGATGCTCATAAGGGGGATAAGGCCAGCGAGAAGGAAATGGAGAAGATATTTGGTACGAGTGATCCCTATGAAGTTGCTAAGATAATATTAAAGAAGGGAGAAGTTCAACTTACGGCTCAACAGAGAAGGGAAATGCTTGAAGAGAAGAAGAGGCAGATAGCGACGATAATTCATAAGCATGCTGTCGATCCAAGAACGGGATATCCTCACCCTGTGGATAGGATACTAAGGGCTATGGAAGAGGTTGGAGTTAGAGTTGACATCTTCAAGGATGCTGAAGCTCAGGTTCAAGACGTTATAAAGGCACTAAGGAGGGTGCTCCCTCTAAGAATTGAAATGAAAGTGATAGCAGTTAAGATTCCTGGGGAGTACGTTGGGAGATCCTATGGAGAAGTGAGGAAATTTGGGAGAATTAAGAAAGAAGAGTGGGGAAGCGATGGCTCGTGGATGTTCCTGATAGAGATTCCGGGAGGAGTTGAGGAAGAGTTTTATGAAAAATTAAATGCCCTAACTAAGGGTAATGCCCAAACTAAACTAATAGAGAGGAAGGGCTTATGA
- a CDS encoding ACT domain-containing protein gives MWGRIEHYFDEYPVRKLIAKTLLRYGLRVSEDMKIKAGEIEVPYTKIAKALNVDRRVVKETVAMILKTPELRDIYMNLEPTVHMKYVGRHVGYGVIEIEPEPRAIGILARVAQKIADRGINIVQAIAEDPELYPEATLTIITEKPIPGDLINELSKLEGVKRISIY, from the coding sequence ATGTGGGGAAGGATCGAGCACTATTTTGACGAGTACCCAGTAAGGAAGCTTATCGCAAAAACATTGCTTAGGTATGGGCTCAGGGTATCTGAAGATATGAAGATTAAGGCGGGAGAAATCGAAGTTCCCTACACAAAAATAGCTAAAGCCCTCAACGTTGATAGGAGGGTTGTTAAGGAGACCGTTGCAATGATCCTTAAAACGCCAGAGTTAAGAGATATTTACATGAACTTAGAACCCACCGTACACATGAAGTACGTTGGGAGACATGTTGGTTATGGGGTAATAGAGATAGAGCCCGAACCTAGAGCGATAGGGATACTTGCTAGGGTAGCTCAGAAGATAGCTGATAGGGGAATAAACATAGTGCAAGCGATAGCTGAAGATCCTGAACTTTATCCAGAGGCTACACTTACGATAATTACCGAGAAGCCAATCCCAGGAGACTTAATAAATGAACTTTCAAAGTTGGAGGGGGTAAAGAGGATATCGATTTATTGA
- a CDS encoding DUF835 domain-containing protein has protein sequence MIFEVINLGMRGIIWGFSFYKWLRRKEDFMLLLSITFWFDLLGGLSQKQLLIHFGVEPNPTALTPLMSTFALTEGILLLVASMDVTGRARDLKIIILFIIASHFGLTYILICTLINAPTRILITYPVLFLGFSLILAGYVLLRHEISIKNVSALFPLGMILLGLIDITYPVTVNMSIAPYLYFAGGVFRGMILVGIFKYALFEVSSPRVIGEGINILPGGYYLEDREVFHDILKRMESLGNGVLITRHLPKDSFSFPIFWLTKVVSGPIKDNIIAISPTDLGILLDLVRRHLERGHTVVVIDGFEYIVIENGFETAMKFLLSLKDTAIKYRARLILVTSSQAYSQNQWKIIAREFENLKNILAQ, from the coding sequence ATGATATTTGAGGTAATAAATCTTGGAATGAGAGGCATAATTTGGGGATTCTCCTTTTATAAGTGGCTTAGGAGAAAGGAAGATTTCATGTTACTATTAAGTATTACCTTCTGGTTTGATCTTTTAGGTGGCTTATCGCAAAAGCAACTTCTTATTCATTTTGGAGTAGAGCCAAATCCTACTGCATTAACTCCCTTGATGAGTACTTTTGCATTAACTGAAGGTATTCTCCTACTTGTGGCATCTATGGATGTAACTGGAAGGGCTAGAGATCTAAAGATTATAATACTTTTCATAATTGCCTCACATTTTGGTTTGACCTACATCTTAATATGCACTTTAATAAATGCCCCAACTAGAATTTTAATAACTTACCCGGTTCTTTTTTTGGGATTCTCCCTTATTTTAGCTGGGTATGTTTTACTAAGGCATGAAATATCCATAAAAAATGTTTCGGCACTTTTTCCACTTGGGATGATTCTCCTTGGCTTAATAGACATTACATATCCAGTAACCGTGAACATGTCAATAGCACCTTACTTATACTTTGCTGGTGGGGTATTTAGAGGCATGATACTGGTAGGAATATTCAAATATGCCCTGTTTGAAGTTAGTTCCCCAAGAGTTATAGGGGAGGGAATTAATATCCTTCCTGGAGGCTACTATTTAGAAGATAGGGAGGTATTTCACGATATCCTCAAAAGGATGGAATCCCTAGGAAATGGAGTTCTCATTACTAGGCATCTACCTAAAGATTCCTTTTCCTTCCCTATATTCTGGTTGACCAAGGTTGTTTCCGGCCCTATTAAGGATAATATTATTGCAATTTCTCCTACTGACTTGGGGATATTGCTCGACCTCGTTAGAAGACATCTAGAAAGGGGGCATACCGTAGTTGTGATAGACGGCTTTGAGTATATAGTAATTGAGAATGGATTTGAAACTGCAATGAAGTTCTTGCTCTCTTTAAAAGATACTGCTATCAAGTATAGAGCCCGTTTAATACTTGTAACGAGTTCCCAGGCCTACTCTCAAAATCAGTGGAAAATAATTGCAAGAGAGTTTGAGAACTTAAAAAACATACTAGCTCAATAA
- the rrp42 gene encoding exosome complex protein Rrp42 — MSDNEIVAGIMRDHIINLLKEGKRIDDRGFEDYRPIEIEVGIIEKAEGSALVKLGSTQVLVGIKTTLGEPFPDTPNMGVMTTNVELVPLASPTFEPGPPDERAIELARVTDRGIRESRALNLEKMVIVPGKIVRVVFIDVHVLDHDGNLMDAIGIASIAALLNAKVPKVEYNEETGEVEILEEKEPLPVERIPIPVTFAKIGNILVVDPSLEEELVMDGRLTVTTDETGHISAVQKGEGGAFKLEEVMYAVETAFKKAEEIRKIVLEAIKKSGE, encoded by the coding sequence GTGAGTGATAATGAGATCGTTGCTGGGATAATGAGGGATCATATAATCAACTTATTGAAAGAGGGGAAAAGAATAGATGATAGAGGGTTTGAAGATTATAGACCAATTGAAATCGAGGTAGGAATAATAGAAAAAGCAGAGGGTTCAGCTCTCGTTAAGCTTGGTAGTACTCAGGTTTTAGTTGGAATAAAGACTACACTTGGAGAACCATTCCCAGATACCCCTAATATGGGTGTAATGACGACAAATGTTGAACTCGTACCATTGGCTTCTCCAACCTTTGAGCCTGGTCCACCGGATGAGAGAGCTATAGAGTTGGCAAGAGTTACTGATAGAGGAATCCGAGAGAGTAGGGCCTTGAACTTAGAAAAGATGGTAATAGTTCCAGGGAAAATCGTTAGGGTAGTGTTTATAGATGTCCATGTGCTTGATCATGATGGGAATTTAATGGATGCAATAGGTATAGCCTCCATAGCTGCCCTATTAAACGCGAAAGTTCCCAAAGTGGAGTACAATGAAGAGACTGGTGAGGTCGAAATTTTAGAAGAAAAGGAACCATTACCAGTTGAAAGGATACCAATTCCCGTGACCTTCGCTAAGATAGGTAACATTTTGGTAGTTGATCCTAGCTTGGAGGAAGAATTGGTGATGGATGGTAGGCTTACGGTAACTACCGATGAAACAGGCCATATATCAGCAGTACAGAAGGGTGAAGGTGGGGCTTTTAAGCTAGAGGAAGTTATGTACGCGGTAGAAACAGCCTTTAAAAAAGCTGAAGAAATAAGGAAAATTGTGTTAGAAGCGATAAAAAAGTCTGGGGAGTAA
- the rrp4 gene encoding exosome complex RNA-binding protein Rrp4, whose translation MKRIFVQNRELVVPGTLLAQGPYKNGRGTFREGSRIYSTVIGLVDIKGNTIRVIPLEGPYIPEVGDNVIGKIVDVKFSSWVVDIGAPYLANLKIQDFTDEKIDLLRTDLRKFFDIGDIIYGKVKAITEVNNIDLTTKGMPFNGGPLKGGQIVKITPSRVPRVIGRGGSMINMIKKLTMTRIIVGQNGWIWVNGKNEALEKLAIEAILKIDRESHTKGLTDRIKSLLLSRLQELKEKGVIEEIPELEEEPQEETEVNNNDGETRRT comes from the coding sequence ATGAAGAGGATTTTTGTTCAAAATAGGGAGTTAGTAGTCCCAGGAACGCTTTTAGCCCAGGGTCCCTACAAGAACGGAAGGGGAACATTCAGGGAGGGTTCCAGGATATATTCGACGGTTATAGGTCTTGTTGATATAAAGGGAAACACAATTAGAGTTATACCCCTTGAAGGGCCGTACATACCTGAAGTCGGAGATAACGTGATAGGAAAAATTGTTGATGTTAAGTTCTCCAGTTGGGTTGTTGATATCGGGGCCCCTTATTTGGCAAACCTAAAGATCCAGGACTTCACGGATGAAAAGATAGATCTCCTTAGAACTGATCTCAGGAAGTTCTTTGACATAGGGGATATCATCTATGGGAAGGTTAAGGCTATAACCGAGGTAAACAATATAGACCTTACAACTAAGGGAATGCCATTCAATGGTGGGCCATTAAAAGGCGGTCAGATAGTTAAGATAACCCCCTCGAGGGTTCCAAGGGTAATTGGAAGAGGGGGTTCTATGATAAACATGATTAAGAAGCTTACCATGACCAGGATAATCGTTGGTCAAAATGGATGGATATGGGTCAATGGAAAAAATGAAGCCCTTGAAAAACTTGCAATAGAAGCAATACTTAAGATAGATAGGGAAAGCCATACTAAGGGATTAACGGACAGAATCAAATCCCTCCTCTTATCTAGACTTCAAGAGTTAAAGGAGAAGGGGGTTATTGAAGAGATTCCTGAATTAGAGGAGGAACCACAAGAGGAAACTGAGGTGAATAATAATGATGGAGAAACCAGAAGGACTTAA
- a CDS encoding TldD/PmbA family protein encodes MEALEKALRWAEENIKAEYIELRYEDIKRTALNLKDGVFVNFTEKLNRGVAIRVLVNGAWGFSSTSELDKVEEAIKEAYKLAKVASETKKEKIKLAEIKPVEDFVKSKMKIKPREVDIEEKINHLKELENLLKEDKAVKSVNIRYEDGGGQKILLTNEGTKIEWDYNYLWQGVYVTGKEDGKLAMARDTIGAVDYGWELMTEKEPNEKVRDRILRKLHSQLKGITPKRGEFPVVAGPIIVGIIAHEALGHLAEADLTMNSPFKDLLGKQIAPEYVTMSERHVEGGFGNDKYDDEGVPVRDIHIIENGILKEIMLNREYATKFNMEPNGHARAQDYRYPPIIRMRNTVFEPGDWSFEEMIEDIKFGYYLVDFRGGQAQLNSAFQVGIQEGYVIRNGEIAEPIRDTSITGVAIEALKKITAVGKDFGIEVGFCGKGQTAFVSSGGPHMRFEGGIIIG; translated from the coding sequence ATGGAAGCTCTCGAAAAAGCACTCCGTTGGGCCGAAGAGAATATTAAGGCAGAATACATAGAGCTAAGGTACGAAGACATAAAGAGAACTGCACTTAACCTAAAGGATGGGGTATTCGTTAACTTTACTGAAAAACTAAACAGGGGAGTTGCCATTAGAGTTCTGGTCAATGGAGCCTGGGGCTTTTCATCCACGAGTGAATTAGATAAAGTAGAAGAGGCCATAAAAGAGGCGTATAAGCTAGCAAAAGTTGCATCAGAAACTAAGAAGGAAAAAATTAAGCTAGCTGAAATAAAACCTGTAGAAGATTTTGTTAAGAGCAAGATGAAGATCAAACCCAGAGAAGTTGATATAGAGGAGAAGATTAACCATCTAAAAGAACTTGAAAACCTTCTAAAAGAGGACAAAGCTGTGAAGAGCGTTAACATAAGATATGAGGATGGCGGAGGTCAAAAGATTCTCTTGACCAACGAAGGAACAAAAATAGAATGGGATTACAATTACCTCTGGCAGGGAGTTTACGTTACGGGAAAGGAGGATGGAAAGTTAGCTATGGCCAGGGATACCATAGGAGCTGTAGATTACGGCTGGGAGCTTATGACGGAGAAGGAGCCAAATGAGAAAGTAAGGGATAGAATACTAAGAAAGCTTCACTCACAGCTAAAGGGCATAACACCTAAGAGGGGTGAGTTCCCGGTTGTCGCTGGGCCAATAATAGTTGGAATAATAGCGCATGAAGCCCTCGGCCACCTAGCCGAGGCCGACCTAACTATGAACTCCCCGTTCAAAGATCTCTTAGGGAAGCAGATCGCTCCAGAGTACGTTACAATGAGCGAGCGTCACGTGGAGGGAGGCTTTGGAAACGATAAGTATGATGATGAGGGCGTTCCGGTGAGGGATATTCACATCATCGAGAACGGAATCTTAAAGGAGATAATGCTCAACAGGGAATATGCAACTAAGTTTAACATGGAACCTAATGGGCATGCGAGGGCCCAAGACTATCGTTATCCTCCGATAATAAGGATGAGGAATACTGTCTTCGAGCCTGGAGACTGGAGCTTCGAAGAGATGATAGAGGATATAAAGTTCGGTTACTACCTTGTTGACTTCAGAGGAGGACAAGCCCAGCTTAACTCTGCGTTCCAAGTTGGAATCCAGGAAGGATACGTGATTAGAAATGGCGAGATAGCTGAGCCAATAAGGGATACCTCAATTACGGGAGTCGCGATTGAAGCTCTAAAGAAAATAACTGCTGTTGGAAAAGACTTTGGGATTGAGGTAGGCTTCTGTGGAAAGGGACAAACAGCATTCGTTAGTTCAGGTGGCCCTCATATGAGATTTGAGGGTGGAATTATTATAGGATGA